A genomic stretch from Halorhodospira halophila SL1 includes:
- the cysB gene encoding HTH-type transcriptional regulator CysB: MKLRQLQFIHEVVHRNLNISAAADALYTSQSGVSKQIQALEDELGVQIFVRSGKSLSHLTPAGERIIEATARLLEEARNIRAIAADYAGQERGQLTIATTQTQAKYALPRVIQRFRARYPNVSLHMHQGTPMQIAELAARGEVDFAIATEAMEHFEDLVMMPCYRWNRSVVVPADHPLAETEPLTLEALAAHPLVTYVFGFTGRSQLDAAFQGAGLDPEVVFTATDAEVIKTYVQLGVGVGIIASMAFDPDTDEGLVARDASHLFAPSTTSIGFRRGSHLRGFMYAFIHLFAPHLTEAVVEQATRARTPEARRALLEALEPALDGMASPQQLA, translated from the coding sequence ATGAAGCTCAGGCAGCTGCAGTTCATCCACGAGGTGGTCCACCGCAACCTGAATATCTCGGCGGCGGCGGACGCCCTATACACGTCGCAGTCCGGGGTGAGCAAGCAGATCCAGGCCCTCGAGGACGAACTCGGGGTGCAGATCTTTGTGCGCAGCGGCAAGAGCCTCTCCCATCTGACCCCGGCCGGCGAGCGCATCATCGAGGCCACCGCCCGACTGCTCGAGGAGGCGCGCAACATCCGCGCCATCGCCGCCGACTACGCCGGCCAGGAGCGCGGTCAGCTGACCATCGCCACCACCCAGACCCAGGCCAAGTACGCCCTGCCGCGGGTCATCCAGCGCTTCCGCGCCCGCTACCCCAACGTCAGCCTGCACATGCACCAGGGCACGCCGATGCAGATCGCCGAGCTCGCCGCCCGGGGCGAGGTGGACTTTGCCATCGCCACCGAGGCCATGGAGCACTTCGAGGACCTGGTGATGATGCCGTGCTACCGCTGGAACCGCAGCGTGGTGGTGCCCGCCGATCACCCCCTGGCCGAGACCGAGCCGTTGACCCTGGAGGCCCTGGCCGCCCATCCGCTGGTCACCTACGTCTTCGGCTTCACCGGCCGCTCCCAGCTCGATGCGGCCTTCCAGGGCGCCGGGCTCGACCCGGAGGTGGTCTTCACCGCCACCGACGCCGAGGTGATCAAGACCTACGTGCAGCTCGGGGTGGGGGTGGGGATCATCGCCAGCATGGCCTTCGACCCGGACACCGACGAGGGGCTGGTGGCCCGCGACGCCAGCCACCTCTTTGCGCCGAGCACCACCAGCATCGGCTTCCGGCGGGGCAGCCACCTGCGCGGGTTCATGTACGCCTTCATCCACCTCTTTGCGCCGCACCTGACCGAGGCGGTGGTCGAGCAGGCCACCCGGGCGCGCACGCCGGAGGCGCGTCGGGCACTGCTCGAGGCCCTCGAGCCGGCGCTCGACGGCATGGCGAGCCCGCAGCAGCTGGCCTAG